The Sus scrofa isolate TJ Tabasco breed Duroc chromosome 6, Sscrofa11.1, whole genome shotgun sequence region acagctcagggccacgccagatctttaacccactgagggaggccagggatagaacccgcaacctcatggttcctactcgggttcgttaaccactgagccacaacaggaactccagtactctCTAATTTAATGCCACATTTTTTACTTaatactaaaattaataaaagtttaaaCTTCATCAGATATACACTAAATATGGCTGGCAATTTCAATGGATAACGAAGGTAAAATTTACATGCAAAAtagaatttagattttttttttttttttttgctttttagggctgcacccgtggcatatagaagttcccaagataggggtcgaattggagctacagctgccagcctatgctacagccacagcaatgccagagctgagctgagtctgagacctacaccacagttcacagtaatgcctgatccttcacccactgagcaaggccagggatcgaacccacaacctcatggttcctagtcagattcgtttccactgcgctacaatgggaactccctagatgagtttaaataaaagtattatatatagttaatttattctctaaatcaaaaaacagtattcaagtatttttctctctctttttggtttAAAAGTACCTAGCTATTAGCACTGGTAATAGTAATCAAAAGTACCTTTTCATTAGCACTGAAATAATAGGTTCAGACTTTTAGGGGTGACAAGACACATTTGAAATCCAGGACTATCCTGGACACTCAGAACTAATGGTTGTTGATTCTACAGTACaatcaataatattaaataaaaatagttttgttttaacACTATCTTCTTGGTGTCATTAGTTATAAGTGAATACCAAATCAACTGTTCATAAAATGTGGCCTGTAGATCCCGGCATATTCCTTTTAGGTAATTACCTCCCAACTCTCTATATTATTACCAGAATGTATCCAAATATTTTACATGCTACGCTGcataattattaaagaaacaaagtcaaaaaTTTATGAAGCacaaaaataacattataaaaagtaaaatctgtATATAGGCAAATCCTTCCAGCATAGAATGGACATCTTTTAAATCACTAGGTTCTCCAATTAAGGTGAGGAGGGAGAGgtattaaaatgaaatacctaCCTTGCCGAGGGAACTGTTCAGCTAACTTCCTAAGACTTGTTAAGCTGTCAGCACCAAGCTGACTTAATATTCCAGGAAGCATTTCTGTGATGGGTTTAGCTTCTGCATGGCCGGTAATTGCAAAGGTGTTAGCAGAAAGGGAAGCCTGGACTTTGGGATTATTGAAATGAATAACCGTTCCATCATCTTTAATCATGTTCACCTGTAGGATCacggaagaaaaatatatttcacgtATTTCATACAACTGTTAtatcataaacaaaaaaaaaaaaaactgtttaaaaaacactttagCCAATTATTTTTTACTTGGTAGTTAGTTAGGCAATCCCAATGTAGTATTTATCTAAGCAGTGGATTTGGGTGGAAAAAACCCTAGCAACAAAGTAAAATGGTGTAGATGGCATAAATCACTAGGATGGTCAAGAAATAATCACTTTATTATAGAATCTAGGTTTTAAATTCAAAGACTTCTACTATAAGAAGTTCATgcccacatttaaaaaaagtagaattcaGAGCCATgaattgtcttctttctttcttttggctgcattcatggcacatggaaattcctgggccagggattgaacccataccacagcagcaaccgaaggcactgcagtgacaacactggatccttaacccactgagccacaagggaactccaagaattagcTTCTTAATGAAATTACCTGTTATCTTACTTAATTTACACTATCAAATTAAAACAGTACAGATACTATTTGGTGGGGTTAGCATCTTACTTATGGAACAGGTTGTAAGGGGGTAATACTGTATGGTAAAAATAACCACTGAAAACCCATAAAGAACACTCAGAATTTTAATTAATCAGATGTTTCACTCCTTTGAATACTTAGTAAATTTACACAAGTTTCAACTTGTTTTCATCACGTCATTCTTTGTATAGGATTTTCTCAGTTCCTGTAATTCTTAAATGTGGTTTTTCAACAACCTTCAATAAACTTTGTCAATGACAAAGAAGTTCTCCCGCCCACTTGCCTGGCCACGTGAATATTTATCAATTACTAGGAAGTCTTTTAAACCATCCTCACATTCCTTCTATAGTTTTTACTGATATGTATTAactactttggatttaatttaatCCACTGCCTGGGACTCACTGAAAAGGAAGGATGAATGTATGTACactatttaaaatgttacttttctctctcactctatGTTTTGTAGAGTATCTGCATGTAGGTTAAATGTGTAAATAATGTGATTCCACTACATAGTTGATTCCACTGGGTAAGTTACCTTGGTGGTAACATGCTTATTATAAAAAAGGTTAGGAGAGTTAACTCTTGGCTACTTTAGAAGCAGTTCATGATCCATCCAAAAACTGCCCTTGTCACAATCAAGCAGAGATGCTGAGTGTTCTCCATGGTCAGTGGAAGTGGGCTTTTCTTCCTCAGAGGTGATCACCACCACTGACAGACAGCAccagaaaggaaggggaagaaaggggCTTCTAAATTTCAGGCAAGACCtggaacacagagaaaataaacgCAAATTCCCTAGAAAACTGTAACTAAACCCCATAAATATTACACAGAGTAATAAGCATTCAATCCAGCTattctgaacaaaaatcactacaagttaaaaataatttacattaattttagaaaaaataaaaccatgtagTTCTGAAGACAACTAATGTTTAGGTAGAAAAGTTCAATGGAAAAATGGCTAAAAATTGGGGCAGAATGGCTTGAGAAGGCAGTGGTACAGTGGATATGAAATGAGATGTTGCTCTGGATCTATCTTAGAATCACATGATTTTAGTACGGGGAAAGAATAGATATGGTAGGGCTCTATTTTCCATATTAAgaccaaaccaggagttcccgtcgtggcgcagtggttaacgaatccgactaggaaccatgaggttgcgggttcggtccctgcccttgctcagtgggttaaggatccggcgttgccgtgagctgtggggtaggttgcagacgcggctcggatcctgcgttgctgtgcctctggcgtaggccggtggctacagttctgacttgacccctagcctgggaacctccatatgccgcgggagcggcccaagaaatagcaacaacaacaacaaaagacaaaaaaaaaaaacaaaacaccaaaccaCTTAATTTAATAAAGGATTTCTACAATATTTCCAGGTGTGAAGAGTCTTAAATATTGGAATacgatatatttttattatttatttatttatttggtctttttgtctttttagggctgcacccgcagcatatggaggttcctggctaggggtccaatcaatcagagctgtggctgccagcctacgccacagccacagcaacacaggatctgagccacatctgcgacctacaccacagctcacagcaacaccggatccttaaccaaccaagtaagaccagggatggaacccgagtcctcatggatgccagtcgggttcactaaatgctgagccaggatgggaactctggaatatgatatatttttaaatttataaatactaaAGTCACAAGAGATTTGAAATCAATATTGCTCCAAACAGGtcaggccattaaaaaaaggtgAGGCCATATATTTGTTGATTAGAGGTCTTCTAATTAAAATctcttgttaaataaataaatactgaagatTAGAACTCTTGGTTAAGCAACATACTCAAGGACAAACAGCTGGTTATACGCAAACTCAGAACATGAACCTGGGCTGTATTTTGGGCCTGACTTTTCTTATTGTTCTGCCCTTTCAGAATCAGCCCAACTGCCCTACAGAATTCAGGGCCATTTTAAGTCATTCCTAGCAACCGCTGGGTGGCCCAATCACACAGCTATCAAAACCTTAACAACCCCTGCCCTTGCTAGCCCTTTGAACAGGGTACATATGTTAACCACAGCAGCCTTCTATCTGGTAGATCTGATGGTTGCTTCATTTCTACTTGGTGATAAATTTTCATGGCTATAAGGAGGCTCACAAAGTTATTTTGAGTCCATAGCTCTTGCTGGTAAGTAACCTCAGTTCACAGaggaggtttaaattcttctatATGATTTTTTGTATCCAAGTTCCCACTAGGGCAGTCAGCTACAATTCATAATTGAcagctgtctttttttgttgttgttgttgtctttttgccatttcttgggccactcccgcggcatatggaggttcccaggctaggggtcgaatgggagctgtagccaccggcctacaccacagccacagcaacgcgggatccgagccgcatctgcaacctacaccacagctcatggcaacgccggatcgttaacccactgagcaagggcagggatcgaaccccaaaacctcatagttcctagtcagatttgttaaccactgcgccatgacgggaattcctgacaGCTGTCttaaaatcaagttttattgCTACTCTGTCCTCTATGTAGTGGCACTTAAATGTTTaccaggaaattaatttttttttcttcctatgttttaATGGGGTGAAATAATAGATATCTTAAGAATAAgcacataaggagttcccactgtatgcagcaggttaaggactgagcattgtctctgtggtggcgtgggttctatccctgaccaacacagtgggttaaggatctggcataggttgcagccgcagctcagattcaatccttggcccaggaagttctatatgctgcgagtgcagcgaaaaagaaaaaaaaaaaagaaagaaaagaataaggcACATAAGTGTCTGTATTTTGTGAGGCTAAGAATAGTCAGATTTTGAGAATTATGACCCTTGTACACACTCCCATAAATTAGTATCTttcaacaatctttttttttttttgtctttttgtcttttctacttttcaaggccacaccccagccaggcatatggagggtctcaggctaggggtctaatcagagccacaactgccggcctataccagagccatagccaacaccagatctgagccacgtgtgcgacctacaccacagctcatagcaacgccggatccttaacccactgaacaaggccagggatcggcctgcaacctcatggttcctagttggattgttaaccactgctccacgacgggaactcctcaataatctTTTTAAGGTTCAGCACCTTATCTCTGCCTATTTCTAAAGGCTAGTATGAAATGTACCCTATTATTGTTGAAATAAGCAAAATCTAACATATGTCATCAGACTATATGAAACACTGGGATCACTTTCTCTTATGCTCTGGTGGCCAGAGTCTGATAAGGTAGATTATCTACAGCTATGCTGTAGATAGTGTTAAACAGCAtagcctttttgtctttttttttttcttttttcttttttagggccatacccatggcatatggaggttcccaggctaggggtccagttggagatGTAGCCTcaagcccacgccagagccacagcaacgctagatccgagccgcatctgtgacctacaccatagctcacagcaacgctggatccttcacccactgagagtggccagggatcgaacccgtaacctcatggttcctagttggatttgtttctgctgtgccacaaccggaactccagcATACcctttttgaaaagcaatttgACAATATGGACCAAGAGTGCTAAAAATATCCATGATCTTTCAGTCAGTAACTGCATTTCTAAGaatctatctgaagaaaatcaGAGATGAAGATAGATGTTTATGTATATAACATCCAACATGTGATTCTTTACTACTGAAGCACTAGAATgttaaattatggtatatttatatattggaGTATATGCAGAAATTTAGACTAAAGGTtaagaagaggtttttttttaatgatatgaaACAATTTCTATAAAgctatttggaaaagaaaagattccaAATTGACCATCTAGCTGTAATCCCagatatgttaaatatatatgcacataaagaTGGGAAAGAACAATAAGACTAATAGTAGTTATTTTTGGATAGTGGAATTATGATTATTAgtgtctttttcatattttatgtttacctctaatttcctttttttgtgtgtgttttagagccgcacccaaggcatatggaagttcccaggctaggggtcgaatcagagctacagctgccagcctatgccacagccatagcaacgtgggatccaagctgcatctgcagctgaccccacagctcacagcaacaccagattcctaacccattgagcaaggccagggattgaacctgaatctcaTGGGTACTTGCTgcatttgtttctactgagccacagtggacacTCCTTTTTACTTCTAACTTTCTATACTGACAATCCATTTTTATGCTGAagagaagaaaagcttttttttttttttttttttttttttggtctttttgccttttctagggctgctcccacagcatatggaagttcccaggctaggggtctaattggagctgtagctgctggcctatgccagagccacaacaatgcaggacacaagctgagtctgtgacctacaccacagctcacagcaacgctggatccccaacccactgagcaaagccagggatgaaatccgcaacctcatggttcctagtcagattcattaaccactgagccacgatggacactccaggaaaagctattttaaaaacaaaagatgtttacaggagttcctgccttggcacagcggaaatgaatccgaccaagaaccatgaggttgggggttcgatccctgacctcgctcactgggttaaggattcggcgttgccgtgagcagtgatgtaggttgtagatgaggctcaggtcccgtgttgctgtggttgtctcataggccagcagctgtagctccgattcaatccctagcctgggaatctccatatgccgtggcagcggcccaagaaatggcaaaaaaaaaaaaaaaaaaaaaaaagttcatcaacaaacaaatggaaacagatggataagggagttcccatcatggcttggaggaaacgaatttgactagtattcatgaggacacaggttcgatccctggcctcactcactgggttaacgatctggcatcgctgggagctatggtgtaggttgcagatgtggctcagatcccattggGTCTGCAGTGTAGAACAgctagctacagctccaattcaagccctagcctgggaacctccatatgccatgggtatggccctaaaaagacaaaaaacaaagaataaccCCATCCCAAACCAAATGGATAAAATATGTGGTAttatccataaaaaggaatattaatCAGCTATAAAAGGTGTTAAGTTCTGGTACATGctaaacatggatgaaccctgaaaacattatgctaagtaaagtaagccagacatgaaaggacaattattatatcattttatcTATACGAAATATCTAcaacaggcaaatccacagagatagAAAGTTAGAGATTATCAGAGACTGGAGGAAAGGTGAATGGGAAGTTATTGCTTAATCAGTAACATTTTCTATTTGGGTgatgaaacattttataaagaGATTATGGCAGCTGGATATAACACTGTGAGtataattaatgccactgaattatacacttaaaaatggttaaaatggaagaatgtatgtgtatgtataactgagtcactttgctgtatagcagaaattggcaaagaattataaatcaactatcctttaataaaatttttaaaaaatggttaaaatgggaaTCTAATTCTGGAGCTCTCTGGTGGATTGATGAGTCTGAACTTTTAAAAGGATTTCTGAAAGAAATGGTCCCAAGACTCTTGAGAATTATTAAGGGAGCAAATAAAGAACACTAATGGCAAAATTTCGAGGAAATAGTAGTGAGACAGAATagagaaggagaaagcaaaagaaattaagGACACATTGGCATAGGAGAAAGGATACGATGAAAACCATAGAATTTTAAGGAGAATCTCAGAAAATGCTGCAGAGTATTAGTAAAATGAAGATGGAGAGGAAGCAGAATACTACTTGAAATTGCCTGtaaaagaaaggaggggaaattGAGATCTGAGAGTGACCAAGACAGCAGAGTAGAACCctaagctcacctcctctcatgagcaAACCAAAATCACAATAACTACAGAACAACCATTGATGAAAAAGATTGCaacctaccagaaaagatcttccatatctaaagataaaaagaaagaaccacaGTGAGATGGGCAGGAGGGGTAGACTTGTGATACAATCAAATCCCACAGCCCCTGagtgggcaacccacaaactggagaataattatactGCAGAAGTtttcccacaggagtgagagttctaagccccatGTCAGGCCTCCCAGACTGGGTGTCTGGCACTGGGAAGAGGAGTCCCCGTAACATTTAGCTTTAAAGGCCAGTAAATTTGCAGGAGCGCCACAGGATTGGAGAAAACCAAGACTTTACTCTTAAAAGctgcacacaaaatctcacactcAGTGGGACCAAGAGCAAAAGTAGTAATTTGACAGGAGTCTAGGCCAGACCTCCCTGCTGGTCTTAAGACGGTCTCTTGGGGAGGctgggtggtggggtggtggcCATGACTCACCCAGAGGACACAGACAGCAGTGGTGCACATATCAGAGTATTCATTTGTGTGAGCGCTCCTGGAGGCTGACTTCTtagcaccaagacctggccccagCTAACAGCCTGACAGATCCAATGCTGGGATGCCACAGTCTGAACAACAAACAAggtggggacacagccccacctgtcagcagacaggctgcctaaagacttctTGAGCCCACAGCCGCCTCTAAACATGGCCCTGCCCACTAGAGGGCCAGGACTCAGCTCACACTAGCAATGGATGGGCACTGGCcactcccaccaggaagcctaccCAGCCTCTAGACTAAGCCTCACCCATGAGAGGGCAGACACCAGGAGCAAGAAAACTATAGTCCTACAGCCTGCAGACCAGACCAAGTCTGcaaacactagcctgggaacagctgGCCCCGGTCCTTGGATGATGAGAGGGGCATGCATGGCTGGGATACATAAGATGTCTTCCACAGAGGGTTACCTCTCCAAGGTCAAGAAACATAACTAACCTACAACATACATAAAAATGCAGACAGTAATTTAGATAAAAATGaggtgacaggagttcccgtcgtggcgcagtggttaacgaatccgactaggaaccatgaggttgcgggttcagtccctgcccttgctcagtgggttaacgatctggtgttgccgtgagctgtggtgtaggttgcagacgcggcttggatcccgagttgctgtggctctggcgtaggtcagcggctacagctccgacttgacccctagcctgggaacctccatatgccgcgggagcagcccaaagaaatagcaaaatgaccaaaaaaaaaaaaaaaaaaaaaaaaaaaaagaggtgacagAGGAatgtttcagatgaaggaacaagataaaagcTGAGAAGAACTAAGTAATGTGAAGAAAGATAACCTATCTGAGAAAGAGTTCAAACTAATGATCATAAAGCTTATCAAAGAACTTGGGAGAACACATGTACAGAGCAAGAAATTAGAAGTttaaacaaagaattagaaaatataaagcactAAACAGAATTGAAGAATGAACTGAAATGAAAGATACACTCGAATGAATTAACAGAAGACTAAAtgaagagagttcccgttgtggctcagagggttatgaactcgactggtatccatgaggatgcaggttcaatccctggctttgctcaatgggttaaggatctggcattgccaagtggtgtggtgtaggttgaagatgcagcttggattccacattgctgtggctgtggcacaggccaatagctgcagctctgattagacccctaaccttggaacttccatatgctgcaggtgtagccctaaaaagaaaaaaagaggaa contains the following coding sequences:
- the BTF3L4 gene encoding transcription factor BTF3 homolog 4 isoform X2 — protein: MIKDDGTVIHFNNPKVQASLSANTFAITGHAEAKPITEMLPGILSQLGADSLTSLRKLAEQFPRQVLDSKAPKPEDIDEEDDDVPDLVENFDEASKNEAN